The following nucleotide sequence is from Thermostaphylospora chromogena.
CGCGTCATGAACGTGTCCAAGGTGACCGACGTGGACGCCGGCCCCTCCGGCGTGACCGTGCGGGTCACGTCGCTGGCCACCGGGCGAAGCGAGACGCTGGCCGCCGACGCGGTCGTCTACTGCACCGGCTACCGGCCGGTGGACCCGCTCGACCTGCTCGGCGCGGCCGGCGAGTACTGCCTGCGCGACGAGGACGGCCGCCTGCGCGTGGACCGCGACCATCGCGTGCTGACCTCGCCCGGGATGCGCTGCGGCATCTACCTGCAGGGCGCCACCGAGCACACCCACGGCATCACCTCGACCCTGCTGTCCACCACGGCCGTGCGGGCGGGCGAGATCGTCCGCTCGCTCCTCGACCGCGAACCCGCGACCACCGGGGAGTCCATGCGGTGACGCTGATCGAGCTGCTCAACGCCCAGGCCGCCGCCACGCCGGACGCGCCCGCCGTACGGTACCGCGACACCGTCCTCACCTACGCCGAGCTGGATCGCGCGGCGAGCAGGCTGGCCGGATGGCTGGCCGCGCGCGGGGCCGGGCCGGAGCGGATCGTGGCGGTCGCCGTGCCCCGCTCGGCCGAGCTGGTCGTCTCGCTGGTCGCGGTGCTCAAGACCGGCGCCGCCTACCTGCCGATCGACCCCGACTACCCCGCCGAGCGGGTGGCGTTCATGCGCGAGGACGCCCGGCCGGTGCTCACCCTGACCGGCGACGAGCCGCACGCCGCGGCCGGGTCCGCCTGCGTCCCCGTCTCCGGCGTGCACGTCGATCCGCGCGCCCCCGCCTACGTGATCTACACCTCGGGTTCGACCGGACGGCCCAAGGGCGTGATCGTCTCGCACGAGGCGATCGTCAACCGGCTGCTGTGGATGCAGGCCGAGTACGGCCTGACCGCCGACGACCGCGTCCTGCAGAAGACCCCCTCCAGCTTCGACGTGTCGGTGTGGGAGTTCTTCTGGCCGCTGATCACCGGGGCGACGCTCGTGGTCGCCGAGCCCGGCGGTCACCGGGACGCCGCCTACCTGGCGGACCTGATCCAGCGTGAGCGGATCACCACGGTGCACTTCGTGCCGTCCATGCTGCGCGCGTTCCTCGCCGAGCCGGGCGCGGCCGGGTGCACGTCGCTGCGCCGGGTCGTGTGCAGCGGGGAGGCGCTCCCGGCCGACCTGGCCGCGTCCTTCCACCGGATTCTCGGCGACCGCCTGCACAACCTGTACGGGCCGACCGAGGCCGCGGTGGACGTCACCCATTGGGCGTGCCGCCCGGGGGAGCCCGGCCCGGTGCCGATCGGACGCCCGGTGTGGAACACCGCCGTGTACGTGCTGGACCGCGACCTGCGCCGGACGCCGCCGGGCGAGATCGGCGAGCTGTACCTCGCCGGCGTGCAGCTCGCCCGGGGCTACCTGCGCCGCCCCGCCCTGACCGCCGAGCGGTTCGTCCCCGACCCGTACGGCCCGCCGGGCACGCGCATGTACCGCACCGGCGACCTCGCCCGGATGCGGCCCGACGGCGTCGTGGAGTTCGCCGGACGCGCCGACGACCAGATCAAGATCCGCGGCTTCCGGGTGGAACCGGGCGAGATCGAGGCGGTGCTCGCCTCCCATCCGGCTGTGCGCGCGGCGGCCGTCGCCGCCCGCGAGGACCGGCCCGGCGCGGTGCGGCTGGTCGCCTACGTCGTGCCCGAGGGCCCCGGCGACGCCGGGGGCGTCGCGCCGGACACGCTGGCCGGGTGGGCCGCCGCCCGGCTCCCCGCCCACATGGTTCCCGCCGATTACGTCGTCCTGCCCCGGCTGCCGCTGACCGCCAGCGGGAAGCTGGACCGCCGCGCGCTGCCCGCGCCCGCCCCACCGGCGGCGGGCGCGACGGGGCCGGCGGGCCGGGCGGAGGCGGGGACCGACGCGGCGGAACGGACGCTGGCGGAGCTGTTCGCCGAGGTGCTCGCGCTGCCCGCCGTGGGTCTCGACGACGACTTCTTCGCGCTCGGCGGGGACAGCATCCTCGCGCTGCACCTGGTGGGCCGGGCCCGCTGGGCGGGTCTGGCGATCGGCGCGCCGGACGTGTTCGAGCACGGCACGGTGCGCGCGCTCGCCGCCGTCGCGCGGGCCGCGGGCGACGGCGGCGAGCGGGGCGGCGGCGCGGACGACGCCGCAGGAGCGGTCCCGGCGACCCCCATGGCGCTGCGGCTGCAGGAACGCGGCGGCGTCCTCGACCGGTTCAGCCAGGCGGTCACGGTCCGCCTGCCCGCCGGGGTGACCGAGGAGCGGCTGCTCGCGGCCCTGCGCACCCTCCTCGACCACCACGACATGCTCCGCGCCCGGCTCGTCCCCGAGCCGGAGGCGGACGGCGGACCGCGCGCGACCCCGGCGAGCGGGGAAGCCCTCCGCGGCGCCGCGGCGGACGAGCCCGGTCGCCGCCCGCTCCGGCTGGTGGTGCCGCCGCCGGGATCCGTGGACGCCCGCTCGGTGCTGCGCAGGGTGGCGTGCCCGCCGCCCCCGGCGGACGCGGACCCGCGGGCCGCCTCCGTGCCTGAGGAGTCCGCGGCGGCCCGCGCGCGCCTGTCCCCGGCGGACGGCGTGATGCTGCAGGCCGTGTGGTTCGACCCGGGACCGGGCGGGCGCGGCCTGCTGCACCTGGTCGTCCACCACCTGGTCGTGGACACCGTGTCCTGGCGGGTGATCGCCGCCGATCTGGCGCAGGCGTACGGCGGAGCCGTCCCGCCCGGCCGTTCCACGCCGTTCCGGAGCTGGGCGCGCGCGCTGCGCGCCCGGGACGTCCGGGCCGAGCTGCCGTATTGGACCTCCGTCCTGTCGGGGGGCGACGCCCCGATCGCGCGGACGCCGTCCCGCGCCGCGAGCGCGGAGACCGGCGCCGAGACGGACGCGGGCGCGGCCGGAAGCGCGGCGGCGCGGTCCGCCGCCCGGGCGGGCGGCGGCGAAGGCGGGTACGGCCCGGCGCGGCGTCTCATCCGGACCCTGCCGCCGGAACCCGCCCGCCGCCTGCCCTTCGGCGCCGCCGCCGGTGATGTGCTGCTCACCGCGCTGGCCGTCGCCGTGGCCCGATGGCGGGGCGACGGCACGGCCGTGCTGGTCGACCTGGAGGGGCACGGCCGCGACGACCACGACGTGGACCTGTCGCGCACCGTGGGCTGGTTCACGGCCGTGTACCCGGTCCGGCTCGACCCCGGTCCGGTCGCCTGGGAGGAGGTCGTGGCGGGCGGCCCGGCCGCCGCGACGGCGCTGCGGCGGATCGCCGAGCAGACGGCGGCCGTCCCCGGCAAGGGCGCCGGCTACGGGCTGCTGCGCTATCTCGACCCCGTCGCCGGTCCCGCGCTGGCGCGCCTGCCCCGGCCCGCGATCTGCTTCAACCATCTGGGCAGGTTCGCCGTCACGGACGCCGACTGGACGCTGCTCGCCGAACCCGGCTCGTTCCTGGACTCGCTCGACCCCGGCCTGCCGCCCGACCACGCGCTGACCGTGGACGCGCTCGTCCGCGACACGCCCGCCGGGCCGTACCTGGACGTCGCCTGGACGTGGGACGCGCGCGTCCTCGACGGGCGGCGGATCGCCGAGCTGGCCGGCCTGTGGGAGGCGGCGCTCGGCGGCCTTGCGGCGGCGGCCCGGACCGCGCCGGCGGACGCCACGAGCACGCTCGTCCCCCTCGACCGGGACGAGCTCCGCGAGTTCGAAGAGATGTTCTCCTGACCTCCCCATCCTCGACCCCGAACCCGCAAGGAGATCCGGTGAGCCGTGTCCAGGACGTCTGGCCGCTGACCCCGCTCCAGGAAGGGCTGCTCTTCCACGCCCAGCACGACCCGGCCGACCCCTACGTCGTGCACACCACCATCGATCTGCGCGGCCCGCTCGACGCGGCGGCGCTGCGCGCCGCCGCCGACACGCTGCTGCGCAGGCACGACAACCTGCGCGCCGCGTTCCGGCGCCGCCGCAACGGCGAACCCGTGCAGGTCATCCCCCGGCACGTGGAGACACCGTGGCGGGAGCTGGACCTGTCCGGCCGTCCCCGCGACGCGGCGCGCGTCGCCGAGGAGGAGCGGGCCGCCCGCTTCGACCCCGCCGCTCCCCCGCTGCTGCGGTTCACCCTGCTGCGGCTGGCCCCCGGCCACCACCGTCTGCTGGTGACCAACCACCACCTGCTGCTGGACGGCTGGTCCCTCACGCTGCTGCTGCGCGAGCTGTTCGACCTGTACGGCGGGGCCGTGCTCCCGCCCGTCCCGCCGTACCGGGACTACCTGGCCTGGCTGGGATCCCACGAGCCGGACGTGACGGCGTGGCGGGAGTACCTGGCCGGCCTGGACGGGCCGACCCTGCTGGCCGGAGCCGACGGCGGGAGCGGGACGGTCGCCGAGGTGACGGCGGAGCTGCCGGAGGAGACGACGGCCGCGCTCACCGCGCTGGCCCGCCGCACCGGGAGCACCGTGAACATGGCGGTGCAGGCGGCGTGGGCGGCCGTGCTCGGCATGCTGACCGGCCGGGACGACGTGGTGTTCGGCACCACCGTCTCGGGCCGTCCGCCGGAGCTGCCCGGCGTGGAGCGCATGGTGGGGCTGTTCATCAACACCGTGCCCGTCCGGGTGCGGTTCCGCCCCGGCGAGCCGGTGACCGACCTGCTGGCCCGGCTCCGCCGCGAGCAGGCCGCCCTCACCGGGGCGCACCACGTCGGCCTGGCCGGCATCCGCCCGCCGGGCGGCGGGCGCGGCGAGCTGTTCGACACGCTGCTGCTGTTCGAGAACCATCCGACGGGCGGGCTCGTCGGGCCGGTCGGCACGGGCGAACTGGTGGTGGCCGGGGTCGAGGAGCGGGACGCCACCCACTACCCGCTGACCGTGTGCGTGCGGCCCGGCGGAAGGCTCGCGATCGAGGTGTCCTACCGGACCGGCGTCGCGGCGCGCGCGAAGGCGGTCGCCGACCATCTCGTGCGCGCCCTCACGGGCATCGCCGCCGCCCCCGAACGCCCGGTGGAACGGCTGGAGCTGATCCCCGACGACCTGCGGGAGCGCATCCTGCGGGGCTGGGCGGGCCCGCCGTCCCCGCCGGATGAGCGCCTGACCCTCGTCGACGTCTTCCGCGCCCGCGCCGCCTCCGCCCCCGGCCGGGTCGCCGTGGCCGGGGAGGCGGCCGCGGGCGGCCCGGCGTCCGGTGGCGGCGCGGGGACGGGCCGCGCCGAACTGACCTACGGGGAGCTGGACGAGCTGTCGGACCGGCTGGCCCGGCGGCTGGTCGCGCTGGGAGCGGGCCCGGAGACGGTGGTGGCGCTGGCGCTGCCGCGCGGCGTGGACATGGTCGTGGCCGTGCTCGCCGCGTGGAAGGCGGGCGCGGCCTACCTGCCGGTGGACGTGTCGTACCCGCCGGAGCGGGTGGCGCTGATGCTGGCCGACGCGCGGCCCGCCGTCGTGGTCGCGACGGCGGAGACGGCCC
It contains:
- a CDS encoding non-ribosomal peptide synthetase; translated protein: MTLIELLNAQAAATPDAPAVRYRDTVLTYAELDRAASRLAGWLAARGAGPERIVAVAVPRSAELVVSLVAVLKTGAAYLPIDPDYPAERVAFMREDARPVLTLTGDEPHAAAGSACVPVSGVHVDPRAPAYVIYTSGSTGRPKGVIVSHEAIVNRLLWMQAEYGLTADDRVLQKTPSSFDVSVWEFFWPLITGATLVVAEPGGHRDAAYLADLIQRERITTVHFVPSMLRAFLAEPGAAGCTSLRRVVCSGEALPADLAASFHRILGDRLHNLYGPTEAAVDVTHWACRPGEPGPVPIGRPVWNTAVYVLDRDLRRTPPGEIGELYLAGVQLARGYLRRPALTAERFVPDPYGPPGTRMYRTGDLARMRPDGVVEFAGRADDQIKIRGFRVEPGEIEAVLASHPAVRAAAVAAREDRPGAVRLVAYVVPEGPGDAGGVAPDTLAGWAAARLPAHMVPADYVVLPRLPLTASGKLDRRALPAPAPPAAGATGPAGRAEAGTDAAERTLAELFAEVLALPAVGLDDDFFALGGDSILALHLVGRARWAGLAIGAPDVFEHGTVRALAAVARAAGDGGERGGGADDAAGAVPATPMALRLQERGGVLDRFSQAVTVRLPAGVTEERLLAALRTLLDHHDMLRARLVPEPEADGGPRATPASGEALRGAAADEPGRRPLRLVVPPPGSVDARSVLRRVACPPPPADADPRAASVPEESAAARARLSPADGVMLQAVWFDPGPGGRGLLHLVVHHLVVDTVSWRVIAADLAQAYGGAVPPGRSTPFRSWARALRARDVRAELPYWTSVLSGGDAPIARTPSRAASAETGAETDAGAAGSAAARSAARAGGGEGGYGPARRLIRTLPPEPARRLPFGAAAGDVLLTALAVAVARWRGDGTAVLVDLEGHGRDDHDVDLSRTVGWFTAVYPVRLDPGPVAWEEVVAGGPAAATALRRIAEQTAAVPGKGAGYGLLRYLDPVAGPALARLPRPAICFNHLGRFAVTDADWTLLAEPGSFLDSLDPGLPPDHALTVDALVRDTPAGPYLDVAWTWDARVLDGRRIAELAGLWEAALGGLAAAARTAPADATSTLVPLDRDELREFEEMFS